Proteins co-encoded in one Novipirellula artificiosorum genomic window:
- a CDS encoding serine/threonine-protein kinase, with product MSSPTSHLDPETLSASLIGELSEDQESVTRDHLSECEVCRVELQRLACGGDWDSIEHALRVEAQSHRSLGTHSASRLIECCENPDTNEPVYPVEYAQSPTDFAISFLEPSNREDSMGQLGEFEVLSVIGFGGMGIVLKGFQEELNRPVAIKVMAPHLATSGVARQRFLREAQATAAIVHPNVMPILSVNEKSSLPFLVMPYVACHSLQQRIDSDGALATVDVLRIALQVAEGLAAAHGQGLVHRDVKPANILLERGVDRAMLTDFGLARAVDDATVTRSGIIAGTPQYMSPEQARGEAVDARSDLFSLGSVIYAMCVGHPPFRGETSYGILRKVTDLAARSMQLENPQVPEWLDRLTAKLMSKEATKRYGSVNEVATLLRQCLAHVQQPTVEALPPSLRTPMNKKGKRQVLYAVLTAATLANAMVWLGPHWKTESSESSIGPMVVPAGSTSNPTALPLPPAVWDDDVDQELGELSHEIDQLLGETSEFPL from the coding sequence ATGAGTTCGCCAACAAGCCATCTCGACCCTGAAACGTTGTCCGCTTCGCTGATCGGTGAATTGTCGGAGGATCAAGAATCGGTCACCCGCGATCACCTCAGCGAGTGCGAGGTGTGCCGAGTCGAACTGCAGCGACTCGCCTGCGGTGGTGATTGGGATTCGATTGAACATGCCTTGCGAGTGGAAGCCCAATCCCATCGCTCGCTCGGGACTCACTCCGCATCTCGGCTGATCGAATGCTGTGAGAATCCAGATACCAACGAACCCGTTTATCCCGTCGAATATGCCCAGTCGCCGACGGATTTCGCGATCAGTTTTTTGGAGCCCAGCAACCGTGAAGATTCGATGGGTCAGCTTGGCGAATTCGAAGTCCTGTCGGTCATCGGATTCGGCGGCATGGGGATCGTGCTGAAGGGATTCCAAGAGGAGCTGAATCGACCTGTGGCGATCAAAGTGATGGCTCCACATCTGGCCACCAGCGGAGTGGCGCGGCAACGATTTCTGCGTGAAGCACAAGCAACGGCGGCGATCGTCCATCCGAACGTGATGCCGATTTTATCGGTCAATGAAAAGTCATCGTTGCCTTTCTTGGTGATGCCCTATGTCGCATGCCACTCGTTGCAGCAGCGAATCGATAGCGACGGTGCGCTCGCCACGGTGGATGTGCTACGAATTGCACTGCAAGTCGCCGAGGGACTCGCTGCCGCTCACGGCCAAGGTCTGGTCCACCGCGATGTGAAGCCGGCAAACATCTTGCTCGAACGAGGAGTCGATCGGGCCATGTTGACCGATTTTGGCTTGGCCCGAGCGGTGGATGATGCGACCGTCACGCGGTCGGGCATTATCGCTGGAACGCCGCAATACATGTCACCCGAACAGGCACGGGGTGAGGCGGTCGACGCTCGCAGCGACCTGTTTAGTCTCGGCAGCGTGATCTATGCGATGTGCGTCGGGCATCCCCCGTTTCGCGGTGAAACCAGCTACGGCATTCTGCGAAAGGTCACCGACCTCGCTGCACGATCGATGCAGCTGGAGAATCCGCAAGTGCCGGAGTGGTTGGACCGGTTGACGGCGAAGTTGATGTCCAAAGAGGCCACCAAGCGATACGGCAGCGTGAACGAGGTCGCGACCCTGCTTCGACAATGCTTGGCTCATGTCCAACAACCGACGGTAGAAGCGTTACCCCCATCGCTAAGGACACCGATGAATAAAAAAGGCAAGCGACAGGTTTTGTACGCCGTCTTGACGGCGGCAACGCTCGCCAACGCGATGGTGTGGCTGGGCCCGCACTGGAAAACGGAATCGAGTGAGAGTTCCATCGGGCCGATGGTTGTGCCAGCCGGGTCGACGTCGAACCCTACAGCTCTTCCCCTACCGCCAGCCGTTTGGGATGACGACGTCGATCAAGAACTTGGCGAACTGAGCCATGAAATTGATCAGCTACTCGGTGAGACGTCGGAGTTCCCGCTTTAG
- the sdhA gene encoding succinate dehydrogenase flavoprotein subunit has translation MSEHRVVVIGGGLAGLASAMKLAELGVKVDLISLTPVKRSHSVCAQGGINSVNDSTRQLGDDEWKHLDDTLYGGDFLNHQPPVKEMAYWAPKIIDLMDRLGVTFNRTGEGFLDHRRFGGTLYKRTAFAGATTGQQLLYALDEQVRRWESEGMIRKYEFWDFLNPIQDETGRCRGVVAQDMVSMEIRAFPADAVVVATGGCGLVYGRSTMSVFCTGSAVSRCFQSGAKYGNGECIQVHPTAIPGSDKLRLMSESARGEGGRVWVPRKAQDPRPPMEIPENERYYFLEERYPEYGNLVPRDIATREIFDICVNDGLSVDEDKMCVYLDLTHIPRAELDRKLGGILEIYEKFQGVDPRDEPMRIFPAVHYSMGGLWADYVKSAEGGMEQGAPENHMTNIEGLYAIGECDYHYHGANRLGANSLLSCIFTGLFTGPSILNYADKQSSGSGDVPSEVLEAAVAKEQQRHDDLLNGNPGSDENPYLIHQELGDLMTRVATVVRRNDQLADAIEKVKVLHERAMKVNLSDSGSWTNQNVIFAKALQDMFPLAKSILQGALQRDECRGAHYKPEFEKPSLTAEDPTERRKQAEAWCDAFEANNERFLKSTIATWNAETMMPDITYEEVDVSLIPPRPRLYGLVGAEEIEEVWNERARAKKQSQQAIGAQ, from the coding sequence ATGTCTGAGCATCGTGTAGTCGTTATTGGTGGCGGACTCGCTGGGCTTGCTTCCGCAATGAAGCTTGCAGAACTTGGCGTAAAAGTCGACTTAATTAGCCTCACTCCCGTTAAACGGTCACACAGCGTTTGTGCTCAAGGCGGGATCAACAGTGTCAACGATTCGACTCGCCAACTCGGTGACGACGAGTGGAAGCACTTGGACGACACCCTGTACGGTGGTGACTTTCTGAACCATCAACCGCCTGTCAAAGAGATGGCGTATTGGGCCCCCAAAATCATTGATTTGATGGACCGACTCGGTGTCACGTTCAACCGCACCGGCGAAGGCTTCCTCGATCACCGTCGGTTCGGCGGCACGCTTTACAAACGAACCGCATTTGCCGGAGCGACGACCGGCCAGCAGTTGCTTTACGCTTTGGATGAACAAGTCCGTCGCTGGGAAAGCGAAGGGATGATTCGCAAGTATGAGTTCTGGGACTTTTTGAATCCCATTCAAGATGAAACCGGCCGATGCCGGGGCGTGGTCGCCCAAGACATGGTTTCGATGGAAATTCGAGCGTTCCCGGCCGATGCGGTCGTGGTCGCCACCGGCGGCTGTGGTTTGGTTTACGGCCGTAGCACGATGAGCGTGTTCTGCACCGGTAGCGCCGTCAGCCGCTGTTTCCAGTCGGGTGCGAAATACGGAAACGGGGAGTGCATCCAAGTTCACCCCACGGCGATCCCCGGCAGCGATAAGTTGCGGTTGATGAGCGAGTCGGCTCGCGGCGAAGGAGGTCGAGTTTGGGTGCCACGCAAGGCCCAGGACCCTCGTCCGCCGATGGAAATCCCCGAGAACGAACGTTATTACTTCCTCGAAGAACGTTACCCTGAATACGGCAACTTGGTGCCACGAGACATCGCGACTCGCGAGATTTTCGACATTTGCGTCAACGACGGCTTGAGCGTGGATGAAGACAAAATGTGCGTCTATCTCGATTTGACCCATATTCCTCGAGCCGAATTGGACCGAAAGCTGGGCGGCATTTTGGAAATCTACGAAAAATTCCAGGGTGTTGATCCTCGCGACGAACCAATGCGGATTTTCCCCGCCGTCCACTACAGCATGGGCGGATTGTGGGCCGATTACGTCAAATCGGCCGAGGGTGGCATGGAACAAGGTGCTCCAGAAAACCACATGACTAACATCGAAGGTTTGTACGCGATCGGCGAGTGCGATTATCACTACCACGGTGCAAATCGGCTGGGTGCCAACTCGTTACTTTCCTGTATCTTTACCGGTTTATTCACCGGGCCGTCGATCTTGAACTACGCCGACAAGCAGTCCTCCGGTTCCGGCGATGTGCCCTCGGAAGTCCTCGAAGCGGCGGTCGCGAAAGAGCAGCAGCGTCACGACGACCTGCTCAACGGCAACCCAGGTAGTGATGAGAACCCGTACTTGATTCACCAAGAACTTGGCGACTTGATGACCCGTGTCGCCACCGTGGTCCGCCGCAATGATCAATTGGCGGATGCCATCGAGAAAGTCAAAGTGCTTCACGAACGGGCGATGAAAGTCAATCTGTCCGATAGCGGCAGCTGGACCAACCAAAACGTCATTTTTGCGAAAGCGCTTCAGGACATGTTCCCATTGGCGAAGTCGATTCTGCAAGGAGCCCTGCAGCGGGATGAGTGCCGTGGGGCCCACTACAAACCGGAGTTCGAGAAGCCATCGTTGACGGCCGAGGATCCGACGGAACGCCGAAAACAAGCCGAAGCATGGTGCGATGCCTTTGAAGCGAACAACGAACGATTCCTCAAAAGCACGATCGCGACATGGAACGCGGAAACCATGATGCCCGACATCACCTATGAAGAAGTCGACGTTTCGCTGATCCCGCCACGCCCTCGTTTGTACGGCTTGGTCGGAGCCGAAGAGATCGAAGAGGTCTGGAACGAGCGTGCTCGCGCCAAGAAGCAGTCGCAACAAGCAATCGGTGCCCAGTAG
- the rimO gene encoding 30S ribosomal protein S12 methylthiotransferase RimO: protein MQLPVVSDTSSPAPSMRATGNDPNARGRYAVISLGCPKNLVDTEQMLGRLDEDGYNMVGSVDEADFVVVNTCGFIDSAREESLEAIDEMLALKREGKIRNVIVTGCLAERQQGKLLEARPEIDAMIGVFGRNEIVSVIDRLQSGIEEQQRVFRPAPIKPLSDAVRSAVTPRHFAYLKISEGCDRLCTFCAIPKMRGKHYSKPIEQVVDEAKRLGDSGVREIVVVAQDTTYYGKDLYGQPRLTELLTELDKIESVDWIRLMYFYPMYIDDALIDTLAGATRILPYIDMPLQHASDTMLRRMSRKTTRAIQEEMLGKFRSRIKDVVMRTTMIAGFPGETDDDFAELCDFVTKQRFEHLGVFTYSVEEDTPAAKLPNRVPKQVADRRQGELMAIQQQIAFDWTQSRVGTIDDVLIDAPLPDEEGVWIGRTRGEAPDIDGIVYVSGAGKKQKIRVGDMVRCEIVAADGYDLVAASLDD, encoded by the coding sequence ATGCAGCTTCCCGTCGTTTCGGACACCTCCTCCCCTGCTCCATCGATGCGTGCCACCGGCAACGATCCCAACGCGCGAGGCCGCTACGCGGTCATCAGTTTGGGCTGCCCCAAGAATTTGGTTGATACCGAACAGATGCTCGGCCGCCTCGACGAAGATGGCTACAACATGGTCGGGTCGGTCGACGAGGCCGATTTTGTGGTTGTCAACACTTGCGGGTTCATCGACTCGGCTCGCGAGGAATCGCTTGAGGCGATCGACGAGATGTTGGCGCTCAAACGCGAAGGCAAAATCCGCAACGTGATCGTGACAGGCTGTTTGGCCGAGCGCCAGCAAGGCAAATTGCTGGAAGCGCGTCCCGAGATCGATGCCATGATCGGCGTCTTCGGTCGCAACGAAATCGTTTCCGTGATCGATCGTTTGCAATCAGGAATCGAGGAACAGCAACGCGTTTTTCGCCCTGCCCCGATCAAACCGCTTAGCGACGCCGTTCGCAGCGCGGTGACGCCGCGGCACTTTGCCTATCTGAAAATTAGCGAAGGATGCGATCGGCTTTGTACGTTTTGTGCGATCCCAAAAATGCGAGGCAAACACTACAGCAAGCCGATCGAACAGGTGGTCGATGAGGCCAAGCGGTTGGGCGACAGTGGCGTGCGAGAAATCGTGGTCGTCGCACAAGACACGACCTATTACGGAAAAGACCTCTACGGCCAACCACGCTTGACCGAACTGTTGACCGAACTGGATAAGATCGAATCGGTGGATTGGATTCGCTTGATGTATTTCTATCCGATGTACATCGACGACGCGCTGATCGACACGCTGGCGGGTGCGACGCGGATATTGCCTTACATCGACATGCCGCTGCAACATGCCAGCGACACGATGCTGCGGCGAATGTCTCGCAAGACCACTCGTGCAATCCAGGAAGAGATGTTGGGGAAGTTTCGGTCGCGAATCAAAGATGTCGTGATGCGAACGACGATGATCGCTGGGTTCCCCGGCGAAACGGACGACGACTTTGCAGAGCTGTGTGACTTTGTCACCAAGCAACGGTTCGAACATCTCGGTGTGTTCACCTATTCGGTGGAAGAAGATACACCGGCTGCAAAGTTGCCGAACCGCGTTCCCAAACAGGTCGCGGATCGTCGGCAAGGAGAATTGATGGCGATCCAACAGCAAATCGCTTTCGATTGGACCCAAAGCCGCGTGGGCACGATCGACGATGTGTTGATCGATGCACCGTTGCCCGATGAAGAGGGCGTGTGGATTGGGCGGACTCGTGGCGAGGCACCGGACATTGACGGGATTGTCTACGTCAGCGGAGCGGGAAAAAAGCAAAAGATTCGAGTGGGCGACATGGTCCGCTGCGAAATCGTTGCCGCCGACGGCTACGATTTGGTTGCAGCCTCGTTAGACGACTAG
- a CDS encoding RNA polymerase sigma factor — protein sequence MNLPNKTPNQPKTRQSLILQLKKQRDQDAWHEFVSVYESFLMRLVERRGVPKSHVPDVTNQVLAAIARSIDSWQDDDHDASFRRWINRVARNVVIKYMSRERRQIAAAGGTDAFEALAQCADQPDPALARQYEHELIVWAAEQVKAEFVETSWTAFWETMIEGRSVAEVAETLSVSAGSIYMSRGRIMKRIREKVSEVMDR from the coding sequence ATGAACCTTCCCAACAAAACACCGAATCAGCCGAAAACTCGCCAAAGCTTGATCCTGCAACTGAAAAAGCAGCGGGATCAGGACGCGTGGCATGAATTCGTATCGGTCTATGAATCGTTTTTGATGCGTTTGGTCGAACGACGTGGGGTTCCCAAATCGCATGTTCCTGACGTCACCAATCAAGTCCTGGCCGCAATCGCTCGTTCGATCGATTCGTGGCAAGACGACGATCACGATGCATCGTTCCGTCGCTGGATCAATCGCGTCGCACGCAATGTCGTGATCAAATACATGTCTCGCGAACGTCGCCAAATTGCTGCCGCGGGAGGGACCGATGCGTTCGAAGCTCTCGCTCAATGTGCCGACCAGCCCGATCCGGCGCTGGCAAGACAGTACGAGCATGAATTGATCGTTTGGGCTGCTGAACAAGTCAAAGCGGAATTTGTGGAGACCAGTTGGACTGCATTTTGGGAAACGATGATCGAAGGTCGGTCGGTTGCGGAGGTGGCTGAGACGTTGTCGGTTTCCGCCGGCAGCATTTACATGTCACGCGGCCGGATCATGAAACGGATTCGCGAAAAAGTGAGCGAGGTGATGGACCGATGA
- the sdhB gene encoding succinate dehydrogenase iron-sulfur subunit: MTALEPTTRTSTDFIKVRIRRQDGPGKKPYWELHQLPYEPELNVISVLQKIAAQATTSDGKKVAPVTWDCGCLEEVCGACTMVINGKVRQSCSALVDRLLEDNPDELVLEPMRKFPVLRDLMVDRQRLFRALERVEAWVPVDGYYDMGPGERQSREDQERNYPLSQCMSCGCCVDACPQYLKAEVARLDGESDEAYEKRKFAEYDAAFVGPHAISQAMLFNNNPTGKSLAGERLDALSGPGGIQACGNAQNCVAVCPKEIPLTTSIARAGRATTLHAIKKWFG; the protein is encoded by the coding sequence ATGACCGCCCTCGAACCCACTACGAGAACAAGCACCGATTTCATTAAGGTACGGATTCGTCGTCAAGACGGACCGGGCAAAAAGCCCTATTGGGAATTGCACCAATTGCCTTATGAGCCTGAGTTGAACGTGATCAGCGTTCTGCAGAAGATTGCCGCTCAAGCAACGACCAGCGATGGCAAGAAGGTTGCGCCCGTGACCTGGGATTGTGGTTGCCTCGAAGAAGTTTGCGGGGCCTGCACGATGGTCATCAACGGCAAGGTGCGTCAGAGTTGTAGCGCTTTGGTGGACCGATTGCTCGAAGACAACCCGGACGAATTGGTGCTCGAGCCGATGCGAAAATTTCCGGTCCTGCGTGACTTGATGGTTGACCGTCAACGTTTGTTCCGAGCACTCGAGCGGGTCGAAGCGTGGGTGCCAGTCGATGGCTACTATGACATGGGCCCCGGCGAACGACAGTCGCGAGAGGACCAAGAACGCAATTACCCTCTCAGTCAATGCATGAGTTGCGGATGTTGCGTGGATGCCTGTCCCCAATACCTGAAAGCCGAAGTGGCACGTCTCGACGGGGAAAGCGACGAAGCGTACGAAAAGCGGAAATTCGCCGAATACGATGCAGCGTTTGTCGGGCCCCACGCGATTTCGCAGGCAATGTTGTTCAACAACAATCCCACCGGCAAGTCGCTGGCCGGTGAACGGCTCGATGCCCTGAGTGGCCCCGGTGGAATCCAAGCCTGTGGCAACGCCCAGAATTGTGTGGCGGTTTGCCCCAAGGAAATCCCACTAACCACTTCGATCGCCCGGGCTGGCCGCGCCACGACGCTGCACGCAATCAAGAAGTGGTTCGGTTAA